A genomic window from Rhea pennata isolate bPtePen1 chromosome 30, bPtePen1.pri, whole genome shotgun sequence includes:
- the LOC134152297 gene encoding olfactory receptor 6M1-like: MGNTTAVTEFILVGFPNSYEVEIVFFVMFLLAYLVTVLGNALIIVLVYTDCHLHSPMYYFLSNLSFTEISMTSSVVPKLLANILSEKKTISFAGCFSQFYFYFFLAATEFILFAIMSYNRYLAICDPLRYPTIMTERVCSKLVIGAWVGGLILILPSVILRARLPYCGPNVIDHYFCDMAPLLHLACTDIWIVELNDFVVSFVLLFGSLAFTVVSYAWIILTIFRIPSAQGRQKAFATCASHFIAVSLGFGISIFVYVRPSETNSMHSNKILSVFSSIVTPLLNPFIFSLRNQQMKEAWKNALHSCLGTAKESRKP; the protein is encoded by the coding sequence ATGGGAAATACCACAGCTGTGACAGAGTTCATCCTAGTGGGATTTCCAAACAGCTATGAAGTGGAGATCGTCTTCTTTGTCATGTTTCTGCTTGCTTACTTAGTAACAGTCCTGGGAAATGCTCTTATCATTGTACTGGTCTATACAGACTGCCATCTCCATTCTCCCATGTATTACTTCCTCAGTAATTTGTCCTTCACTGAGATCTCCATGACTTCTTCTGTGGTGCCAAAACTGCTGGCAAATATCCTGTCAGAGAAGAAGACCATCTCTTTTGCTGGCTGCTTTAGTCaattctacttttatttcttcctggcTGCAACAGAGTTCATCCTCTTCGCCATCATGTCCTACAACCGGTATCTGGCAATATGCGACCCCCTGAGGTATCCCACTATCATGACAGAAAGGGTGTGCAGCAAGCTTGTCATAGGTGCATGGGTAGGTGGCTTGATCTTGATCCTGCCGTCAGTGATCCTGAGAGCCAGGCTGCCTTACTGTGGTCCCAACGTCATCGACCATTACTTCTGTGACATGGCACCTCTTCTGCACCTTGCTTGCACAGACATCTGGATTGTTGAACTGAATGATTTTGTGGTGTCTTTTGTTCTGCTCTTTGGCTCCTTGGCATTCACTGTCGTCTCCTATGCCTGGATTATTTTGACCATATTCCGGATCCCATCTGCCCAGGGCAGGCAGAAAGCATTTGCCACTTGTGCTTCTCATTTCATTGCTGTTTCTCTGGGTTTTGGCATCTCCATCTTTGTCTATGTCAGGCCTTCTGAGACAAACTCTATGCACTCCAACAAAAtcctctctgttttctccagCATTGTGACTCCTCTTTTAAATCCCTTCATATTCAGCCTACGGAATCAGCAGATGAAAGAGGCCTGGAAAAATGCTTTGCACAGCTGCCTGGGAACAGCTAAAGAGTCCAGAAAGCCATGA